GCCTGCTTTACCTGATTGCTCAAGGCTGTGATCCTGGTTTGAAACCATACCCACGGTAGCCTTGCATGTTTGCAGGATCATCCGGGTTTCACCGGAAGGTAACTTGATGATGGCAAACTTTCCTTCCCTTGAAAGAAATTGTGCATAGGATCCGGCACTGCGTGCCATCTTGCCACCCTGTCCAGGCCTCAGTTCAATATTGTGAATGATCGTTCCGAATGGTACTTCACTCAAATACATGGAATTACCGATTTCAGGGGCAACGCCTTTGCCGGAATTGACTTCCTGGCCCACCTTAAGGCCATGGGGAGCAATGATGTACCTTTTCTCACCATCGGCATAATGCAGCAGTGCAATACGCGAAGTGCGATTCGGATCATATTCTATCGATTTCACAGTGGCGGAAATGCCTTCCTTGTCACGCTTGAAGTCGATTACCCTGTACCTTTGTTTGTGACCTCCTCCACGGTAACGAACAGTCATTTTTCCTTCTGCATTACGACCTCCGGTCGATTTTTGCGGAGCGAGAAGGCTCTTTTCCGGAGTCGATGTCGTAATATCATCA
The nucleotide sequence above comes from Bacteroidota bacterium. Encoded proteins:
- the rplB gene encoding 50S ribosomal protein L2 codes for the protein MALKKYKPTTPSQRFKIISAYDDITTSTPEKSLLAPQKSTGGRNAEGKMTVRYRGGGHKQRYRVIDFKRDKEGISATVKSIEYDPNRTSRIALLHYADGEKRYIIAPHGLKVGQEVNSGKGVAPEIGNSMYLSEVPFGTIIHNIELRPGQGGKMARSAGSYAQFLSREGKFAIIKLPSGETRMILQTCKATVGMVSNQDHSLEQSGKAGRSRWLGRRPRTRGVAMNPVDHPMGGGEGRASGGHPRSRKGLPAKGYKTRSKHKDSNKYIIERKKK